A window of Hyalangium gracile contains these coding sequences:
- a CDS encoding helix-turn-helix domain-containing protein has translation MREFSKVLGSNMRQARQRINLTQEQVAESLDMPVEVYGRMERGSMLPRMEMFVAICRTLGATPDQLLGYSQTRPDPIF, from the coding sequence ATGAGGGAGTTCTCGAAGGTGCTGGGATCGAACATGCGGCAGGCGCGCCAGCGCATCAACCTCACGCAGGAGCAGGTGGCCGAGAGTCTCGACATGCCCGTGGAGGTGTACGGGCGGATGGAGCGAGGGTCGATGCTTCCACGGATGGAGATGTTCGTCGCCATCTGTCGCACACTGGGGGCGACACCCGACCAGCTGCTCGGCTACTCCCAGACCCGGCCGGACCCGATCTTCTGA
- the traA gene encoding outer membrane exchange protein TraA — protein sequence MVFVCLAGPAWAAKLPDVIVTGDPVAPSPDQPGTGLCVANSVSTDPAGDFPQGASSYIGGMNDFIERTAASRTTYVLRTPFDLSNNNTGGTQASRGDFIDAVPGCASYGCSFFVNDPFTSFGSRFRGYLNVTSDMVNKPLHFGFYTDDAVSFVIFDKGNVQYPVINRPPQLGAATWRTTNSVTFLQSGLYPVEILYAEVTDHGALELAILDGTFTDFERTANQTPIVKLNESGFLLVQPEKFFQTENGRPSFPDDPATPDDELRKCQQCNRANANSPGNGGCGLNSGYYCNGAALCAPCDTSRLCGPSCSPCGLSTPNCVNVNGTYTCVECIDDSQCGGRRCDLTTNTCTGCLEDKACPNGQVCDKLNYTCVECNRDEDCPPDEVCAPEIKQCKECNEDSECERGKSCSNHQCVTCSTNDSCAGNSCNCCPSDTQCAAPSPGASPSCVECTTDSQCAEGKKCDSLNGRCVDAIPECNTSERCGSQCVKCPTDRPVCLDGQVCVACRNDLECGSGQFCLSGECSSCTTDRHCGARCGACEQDKPFCLTDGTTAGSSCVQCRNDSDCPGGTCNPSTFTCVNTTGCEENCAEQDKVCNGSSCVECFADAHCPCGGSCDVSTGTCTTQCQDSGDCLGVEYCSTTTQECERGRRKPGTTPQGGSFCCESTTSDLTSTGTGAFLALMLVGFLFLYSRRAL from the coding sequence CTGGTATTCGTGTGCCTCGCGGGACCCGCGTGGGCCGCCAAGCTGCCGGACGTCATCGTCACGGGTGACCCAGTGGCACCGTCGCCGGACCAGCCCGGCACGGGGCTGTGCGTCGCCAACAGTGTTTCGACGGACCCGGCCGGCGATTTCCCTCAGGGTGCCTCATCCTACATCGGGGGCATGAACGACTTCATAGAGCGAACGGCGGCGAGCCGGACCACCTACGTGCTCCGCACCCCGTTCGACCTGTCCAACAACAACACCGGCGGGACTCAGGCGAGCAGGGGAGATTTCATCGATGCCGTACCGGGTTGCGCCAGCTACGGCTGCAGCTTCTTCGTCAATGATCCGTTCACATCGTTCGGTTCGCGCTTTCGTGGCTACCTGAACGTCACATCGGACATGGTGAACAAGCCGCTGCATTTCGGCTTCTACACCGATGATGCGGTGAGCTTCGTCATCTTCGACAAGGGCAACGTCCAGTACCCCGTCATCAACCGACCGCCGCAACTCGGTGCCGCCACCTGGCGCACCACGAATAGTGTCACCTTCCTGCAGTCTGGCCTCTACCCTGTCGAGATTCTGTATGCCGAGGTCACCGACCACGGCGCGCTGGAACTGGCCATCCTGGACGGCACGTTCACCGACTTCGAACGAACTGCCAACCAGACCCCCATCGTCAAGCTGAACGAATCCGGCTTCCTGCTCGTCCAGCCCGAGAAGTTCTTCCAGACCGAGAATGGTCGCCCATCCTTCCCGGATGATCCGGCGACTCCTGACGACGAGCTCAGGAAGTGCCAGCAGTGCAACCGCGCCAATGCGAACTCACCCGGCAATGGTGGCTGCGGTCTGAACTCGGGCTACTACTGCAACGGTGCCGCGCTGTGCGCGCCTTGTGACACCTCTCGACTCTGCGGCCCCAGCTGCTCTCCCTGCGGCCTGAGCACTCCCAACTGCGTCAACGTCAACGGCACCTATACCTGTGTCGAGTGCATCGATGACTCCCAGTGCGGCGGCCGTCGCTGCGACCTCACCACCAACACCTGCACCGGCTGCCTCGAGGACAAGGCCTGCCCCAATGGCCAGGTCTGCGACAAGCTCAACTACACCTGCGTGGAGTGCAACCGCGACGAGGACTGCCCGCCCGACGAGGTCTGCGCCCCCGAGATCAAGCAGTGCAAGGAGTGCAACGAAGACTCCGAATGCGAGCGCGGCAAGAGCTGCTCCAACCACCAGTGCGTCACCTGCTCCACCAACGACAGCTGCGCCGGCAACTCCTGCAACTGCTGCCCCTCCGACACCCAGTGCGCGGCCCCCTCCCCCGGCGCCTCGCCCTCCTGCGTGGAGTGCACCACCGACAGCCAGTGCGCCGAGGGCAAGAAGTGCGACAGCCTGAACGGCCGCTGCGTCGACGCCATCCCGGAGTGCAACACCTCCGAGCGCTGCGGCTCCCAGTGCGTCAAGTGCCCCACCGACCGCCCCGTCTGCCTCGACGGCCAGGTCTGCGTCGCCTGCCGCAATGACCTCGAGTGTGGCAGCGGCCAGTTCTGCCTCAGCGGCGAGTGCTCCTCCTGCACCACCGACCGCCACTGCGGCGCTCGCTGCGGCGCGTGCGAGCAGGACAAGCCCTTCTGTCTCACCGACGGCACCACCGCGGGCAGCTCCTGCGTGCAGTGCCGCAATGACTCCGACTGCCCCGGCGGCACCTGCAACCCCTCCACCTTCACCTGCGTCAACACCACCGGCTGCGAGGAGAACTGCGCCGAGCAGGACAAGGTCTGCAACGGCTCCTCCTGCGTCGAGTGCTTCGCCGATGCGCACTGCCCCTGCGGCGGCTCCTGCGACGTGAGCACCGGCACCTGCACCACCCAGTGCCAGGACAGCGGGGACTGCCTGGGTGTCGAGTACTGCTCCACCACCACCCAGGAGTGTGAACGGGGCCGCCGCAAGCCCGGCACCACTCCTCAAGGTGGCTCGTTCTGCTGCGAGTCGACCACCAGCGACCTGACCTCCACCGGCACCGGCGCCTTCCTCGCCCTCATGCTGGTCGGCTTCCTCTTCCTGTACTCCCGCCGGGCCTTATGA